In the genome of Acanthopagrus latus isolate v.2019 chromosome 17, fAcaLat1.1, whole genome shotgun sequence, the window AATAGACAGcacacagtttgtgtgtctTCCATGATGTACCGAGGGGGTTGCAAACTTCAAAATCATCTATGTATAAACAGATAGAGATTCTTAGTTCCTCTCCTGACAGAAATACATTATTCTTAAAGTGTTGGCCATCTTCAAAGAATCTGTAATGCTGCTGGTCACTCACTCTCTGTTGTCTTCTCTTTTTGATAACCTTGCTAAGAACATCCTTTTGATTAAGTAGCTGCTGTAAAACCTTTAGCAAAGGGACATACTTAAAACTTCTATTAGCCTTTGCATCAAGTATAAACTCAACTGGATcaacaatattaaaatgatttctATAATATTGCTTCCGCTTAAATGCAGTGGCTAACAGCCCTTCCTTTCCTAAAGCTTTTGACAAAGGGTTAGATGAAGAAAGTGTGCACTTTAACTCTTTGATGAGTAATTGGTCAACCTGCAAATTACGGTTACTGAAGAAGTCAGCAAGAATGTTGTTAGCTACAGGCACCAGGGCAGAATTAACCAAATAATGCAACTCATTTAACAGCTCATCAACAGCTGAGGCTGGTACATGGAAACAATTCTCCAACTTTAATAAGACAGATGCcaatttctgttctgttctgttctgttctatAACTTTTGACACATCCTCAGGTTCTGGGATCAGTGAATCATCTTCAAGTTCAGCATCGTCAAGTGACTCATTACTATCTGTCAGACATGCACCTCCAAAAGAACAATTTAATGAATCTGCTGtggcatttttcacaattcCACCTTTTAAATCACTCAGTGTATATGTCCTATGCTTTCTGTTCTTGTGGGTTTGATATGTTCcataaatatttgtttgaaaGGAACAATTCTCAAAAATGCAACatatagttttgtgtttttttagatgGCTATTAACATGAGTTAAAAATTCTTTCAGTGAAGCAATGTGGCTATTTGAACAATGGTGGCAGTTGAATGTTGTGCAATCTACTGATATTTGAGAGGTCTGATCAAAATGTGATCTACACAGGTGACTTCGAAGTGCATTCCAAGTTTTAAATATGCACGGGCAATTTGAATATGTGCATGAATAAGGGTGTTTGCGGCCAAAGTGGCCATGTTTTAACCTATAATGCTTCAATAACTGATACCttgttgtttcctctgcagcacactctgaaacacaaccaaaataaaaattactATCCCATATACAGTATTAGATTTGAACATCTGTGGCTACTTTAAGAGTTAGTTTGGATGTATTACTTCGTAAATGTACTTACCACTACTGAAGAgccacaaataaatgcagacTGTCCAGTCCTCAAGCTCAGCAATGTATGGAAGACCTGTAAAATATAAGTACAGTCTATTTAATCTCAATCAGACTGATAAGTGATAAGCAAACAGTTACAACCTGAACATAATAAGAGCAAGCACATATTTAGTTTTACAGTTGAGATAGCACTGAAACATGAAAGTGATATATTATTCAACACATAACAAACTCTGGGTGTGGTAAAGAAagcattatttgttttctgtaaaaatggTTATTCATTAGTAATCTTATTaatattttcatgcattttccaGGACTGTCAGGCAAATCATCCACATATAGTTATGTATTATTAATGATACAGAAGAGCCTTTTGTATTCATAAACATATACATGCAGAAATAAATGTTCTTCTAAAATATCTGGGAACATGTTACATCAGTAATGTTTTCAAAACTGCAATCATCTGACAGTCCCACATGTGCTCCCTGCCTGGCTCATTCAAACAACTTATCATATCCCTGGACACAATGAGAGACAGGCAAAGAGCTAATCATTTAATAACTATGTAGTTCAGTAGAGCCTTAACAGCTGTAGTGAGAACACTAGGCTAAAGAAGCAGAATGGTAACCAGTTGACCATTACAATTACGTAGCAGTGGAAAACTAATCATACTAATAGCTGCTATCATTCAGGCTAGGGCTAAACAACTGTCCAAAAGTCACTTTTCTGTCACAACATACAGCAACATCTGACGTATTTTTCAAACTCTGCTTTCCTCAAAGGCACTGCATAGTATATTTTATCACAAAATGGGGCCCATAATGTACTTACACATAAAGCTATATTCCTTTTTCAAATGCTGACTCAGCTCCCACACTCTTGGTCgcccactcactcactcactttgctagcataataaaaaaaaataaataaaaaaaataaaaaaaatttactCAACTATCTTACCATTAGCTGCTGGTCTGCAGCTAAAATACAAGCTAATGACACTGTTTTTAACCAAGCTGTTTAAAAAACTTTAGGTCCCCAACTTGTAAACCACCAACACAATTTTTAAGGTTGCCTTACCCTTGCTACCAGGAGCTCTGCTGCCCACACAATGAATTGTTAACcaaaaaaatgccattaaaaCTAAACCAATGTAATGTTGCATTTGGTGAGATGATAAACTACAATTCCgttaaattgttattttaatgtatgtCTGTCATCTGGCATTTTGTTAATTGGCTATCTTGTTAGCTAGATAGCTAGCATGAGCTAACGTGTTCATATATGCTAGATTTTGGCAAGACAAGTACAGTGGCACCGGCAATATCACTCTCTAACCATTTACGAATGTTCCAACATCAAAAAATATACTTACTCAGACTCAGAGATATATGTCATTTGATGAAAGCAGGGTAAGATCTTGACGGAGAACACATTCACCCGCCAATTtgcacacagcaacagcagagttGATGTTTCTTTGCATATTTTGTAGCATTGACTGTGGGTTTGGGGGTCCCCTGCCAGAAGCTAATGCTGTTTGGGGGCCTTGGCATGGAAAAGTTTGGGAACCCCCGGCATAGACTCTCTAATTTGGGATACTTCAGCTTTGAGCTCTTCCAGTAGAGCCATTTCAGGTCTCATTTCTTCAAGCTGGGAGAGTACCTTAAGGGACATTTTATCCAAATTTTGTTGAACTGGCAGTGGATAGTGACAGGTCATTGTTGTCCTAACAATTTTCTCTTATTTTGCCTCTTCTGCCTCATAGGCACATGCTGTGTTCATCTGGTCCAATAACAATTCATCAGAGATGTCAGTTTGCTCAAGATATGGCTGGTGGTTGCGCTTGAGGTTGTCACTCTGCAAGCTGGTTAACACAGTGTGAAGAAACATATTCTGCACTAACTCTGGGTCATATTTGAGGCCTGACCCGGCTTCCTGTGAGGCGAACAAGATCTTATCAACTGAAGCTGCAAGGCCTCTACCTCCTTCAGTATCCTTGATGAATCCATCCTTGTAGCAAAGTGTGGGTAACAGTGTGAAGTGGTTCCTTTCAACCTTCGCGGAGTATTAGCTCCTCTCCTAGTATGCAGGAATACCTCAGATGCATGCACTCTGTTCTCAGGGGAACATCTATCTCTTGTAGAAGCCGACCCACGTCACACACATCCCAGTGGTGCCTCCAAATGTTAAGCGGACATGATGTTGCTGGCTTCAAGTCCAAAGTGTAATGAACAAATATATCTCTATTGACATTACATGTTCACTAAATCACAACTAAATGTATATTGCACTTtcacaacaatgtaaaaataccTGGAAAACACCTTTAACAGAGAGTATAATAGGCGTGCGTTGTCCAACACTGTTTATGCTACCATCGTTAATGTTAACCTTGCATAAACTTCATTCTTGGTTTAGCTTCACACACAGAGTTGTTGTGCACCCACACATTTACCAAACATTATATTGTTTAAACTGTAGCACATTAGCACTGCCTCTCCAACCATACAACACGAattgaccacacacacaattcGCCCTTGTACTGAACAGCATCGGGAATGTTGCTACTGcgctctctgtctgcatgtttcAAGCTAGAAAACTTACTCACGCTGGATTAATACTTTGATGTTTAGACGAACTAAATTCACTTGCAAAGATTACTTTTGACACAGATATTTCATCATCAGCATGTTCCTTGTCACATAAACATCATATACATTCACTCTAAGACATTACAACCATTGTTCTTACCTGTAAggggaaaaacagaaaggaatGAAGCGGCCACAATGTTGCTGGCTTCAAATCCAAAGTGTAATGAACAAGTAACTGAGAAGTCCAGAGAAACAGTTACCCAGAAGGCCAGAGCAATGGATTACAGACAACTGAGAATGAAACCGAgggaaatacataaatatgaacTGTTATTTCATAAGACAAATAAGACATATGAAGTGAAATTAAGTCAAATGCATTTTCAACACTATTTCTCTTTTACATGCAATTACATTTACGTGCTTCAACACATGTTGTTGCATTATGCCTGAGAGGGAGAGTAAATTAGTGCATTTACTCCCAAGGTTGCCTCTCAGCTTTGCTTTCAATCTGGCCAGGTGGATGCTTAAAGCCAGGCACATGCATACATAGGGCCCAAGGGGCGCTTGAGCCCCTGCCCCTTTTGCCTCGTATTAAAAAGtgccctttttgtgtgtttttttaatgagtaaaaaaattcaaaaaatggCGGTATAAAAGTGCCACGGATGTCTACTGTTCGCATTTCCTGGTAGTATGATAATATGGTGTTATGAGTGTGCTGACCAACCCTAAAGCCACTTCTTTGTCCACTGtggctctgctctgtttctcacagatgagagagagagagggagagagagagagagagagagagagagagagagagagagagagagagagagagagagagagagagaagccgcTGCCTCATGACAGTGTAACAACTTGAGCCTTTGTGAGTTATAAACCCATTAACACAACTTTCCTGTGggggctatatatatatacatatacatatatatatatatatatatatatatagtgtaagtaaaagatgtgggatgcaaatcaagctgaagacaattttttctccagttcttccaaCTGCTCTACactctgatgatgtcacgccctctagctcacgcaatacacacccattataaaatcagcaGATGGCCTAAAAATCCCtaaaactcaaactgtgatgatttgaaaaacgtaaaagatttttgaaaactgaaaaacttagactgcgaccagagcgccatctattggccgatttgcaccaaattttacacagaccATCATTAGGCCATACCACACAATCATGGACATTTATGTGATAATCGGatagtatttttttcatttgtgtgcgAATGTTAAGTTAGCTTGAAAGTGGGCATGGcctaaacaaaacaattcagctgaatgcattGAACACATAGGGATGAGGTTTAATAATATGCAACATAGTAAGTGGGAGTTATGTGCAAAAAAACtcttttgcattgaaaatagtgccacctgctggtcatgtTTGGTGTGTGAGTCACAGGGGCCATTCTATAgcacctctatgaatttcatttccacaagtgTTATGGTGCGGGCACTGTGCCAAATATTAAATAAGACAGCCACCAGAGCGCTACCTAGTGGCGGATCGGAAAACCCTTCGTCAGATGTCCTAAGAagggcactgacaataaatgtaCTAAGTTTCGTGGTAATCCGATcaaccattgtggagatataaaatcaatcaatttaaagagcgccaccttgtggtcatcgcctaaacttttgcACAGGGcctcaggggctcatggggaaaTAGGAatctgagtttcatgtcattagaCCTGACCAATGTGgaaatatgcaacacttccGGTTTTGaaccaaatctgcaggaagttgttacttaataataataattaataataaattaattgtCCTATTAAAATTTGTCAGATCCATTTTTGTCAGGAGCGTCCACAGATGGTGTGCGCCAAGTTTCATGCAAATTGGTGAGATTGCCTGGGAgaagttcgaaaaagtaggttttcgtCATTTTGCGAGGTAGCGAAAAAAAAAcgtaggcggaaatgggcgtggcctataccacgatTCACTAAACGCGTGcatataaggtttttgaactgctgcatgattccccgaACTAAAACTGAGTTCATGGTCTGCTTTTGAAGCTGGCTGAAGagaatgtccacatgaggcatgcatgatgcaatgaaatagtttcaggaagaagctgaaagtatcatcctCCAGTAGCCTCACAAACCCTCAGGCTTCCTGCACAGTTATAGGCTCAAACTCCCCTGAttgtttcaaaacactggatgatgtaAACACAGTGTTTACGGCACATATatggaagttccatcttactgtgcttgctgTTGGGAGTCTGTGCGCTATCACTCTATCAAGCACACTcttgggagatcttgaaaaaaatccagagaatccagccaggTCAGAGAAGAATTTATTAACTAATGTGAcatgctgcatgatgaaagctaaaaagtaagagggttgaaagagcttaaaaaacagtttaaaaaaaagcgAAAAATGCCCTCAGTGGCCcaactgttaaaaaacacacgCTAAAATGCCCTCATGGGAGCCAAAACgtgtgctaaagtgccctcttgggagtCCAAATGCGCGCTAAAGTGCTCTTCTTTtcgcccctgcccttcaaaaagtctgcGCACGCCACTGGTTCCTAACACTGGTGGTCCTCGgcccctcgggcttggccccctaatcAAGGGTCATTACATTACCTCATCTTGCTTTGGGGCCAGACTGTGGTGATGATTATATTGAAGTGAAAAGGAGCTGCATTGCGAAACACAGTAAAACCCCCCAAAAGTATGCTGTATATGTTCTGTTGATATCTTGCACCACTTTGCTTGCTTGTATATTACTTACCATTCCTTTGCTGATTTTATGGATAAGTCAAAATCATATTGATATCAACGTAACCACAGTCATCATTATGGGAAAGTACATAGCCTCCTGCCCAGGTGCTGCCCCTCGGCCAAACCATGAGAATATTTCCAACATGTGTGAacacctgctgcctgctgcatgTTCGAACAAGCTAACCTTGACAATaccctcatcttcctctctgtttttttttatttgagttcaTATGTAAAGGCGCTTTAAGAAACACCTCTCATGACAGCCCACAAACTACAGGACCAACTAACAGAGGGAGTACTGTGCGGGTCTGTTAAAAACGGCTGGACCTACAATTTTACACTGGAAATTTGCcatgtaaccccccccccaaaaaatattgCATTGGTTTAATTTTGAAACGTCAGAGCGGAAATACGTAGGAGGTCCGCTAGCTTGACAGCTAGCCTACGAACTGACTCTCTTTGCTGCTCCTGAGACAACGGTCTGTGCTGGGATTAACGTTACTCGTCCATCACTTCCTTCCTTCGAGCGATGTGTGGTGAGGCAGGGAGATGTGACGAGCTTGGCTCTTCGCTGCTTCGTGCTGCTCGGGGGCCGTGGCGGAGCGGAGCAAAGGAACCAGCCGCAGCGGCATAGCGGGTCCACAGCAGCGGCTCAGACGAGGAAGGATCCACGGTACCTGCAACACGGCCACAACCGTCACTGAGGGAATACGACGGTTATGGCTTCTCAACTTTTACACACGTCTTAAGCTCTCGACGGCCGGCTCAACTTTTCCTAACTTATATTTACCCGGTGTCGATGGGATCGTAGCGACTTTATCGTGCTTCTGTGTTCTCCCGGTACGTCTGTCTGGTTGAGCCATCTGCCTCCAGCGTAAATCTGGCGCACTGTCCCGCAGTGGCTCATAAAGAGCCTCGTTAATATTTCACAGCCGAGTCAGTGGAAGTTAACATGGGGGCAAAGCAGAGCAGCCCGACCGCTGATCCAGCTGCTAACGGACGGACCAGAGCCTACTCCGGCTCAGACCTGCCCTCCAGTACCTCTAACAGTAACGGCAGTAACGTTAGCAGGACTAACGCAGGGGGTCTGAGGTATCATGCATACCGTGCGTCCGGAGCCTCTGGGGCCACGTCCAGCAGTAGCCAGCACCTTGGAGCAAGGGCCAGGTCTGTAGGGGGCTCAGGAGGCTCTGGGACCAGACTTCCGTCCGGCATCAACATTCCGAATAGCAGCGGAGCCTACAGCTCCCAGGAGTCCGGCGGCAGCAGCCCGGAAGAGGCGGTGGACAGGGAGCGCTCAGGCGGAGGGCACGAAGGTCCACGGCTCGTGATAGGATCACTACCAGCACATCTCTCGCCCCAGTTGTTCGGAGGTAAGAGggcagagctgctctgacaCTACGGCGGGGGATGGAGAGCAGCTTTACCACAATGGATACAATAGTGTTTGTATACATTATACAAGAGTGTATTATGTTCAAACGTTGTATCCATACACAGAACATGATATCTGattccacagcagcagagtgagcaCTGTGTTCAGAAGagttgtgatgtcatcagaagAAGATGGTGTCATGTGACAGCCTTTAAACATCTGAAGCACTATGTGGACGAATAAAACAAGGAGCAAAGCTTTGCTAGAACTAAGATTTCAGACTGCTGAGGTCATAAACCACATCAggaacaaaatcaaaatgtatattataCAAACACTGAA includes:
- the znrf2b gene encoding E3 ubiquitin-protein ligase znrf2 isoform X1, producing MGAKQSSPTADPAANGRTRAYSGSDLPSSTSNSNGSNVSRTNAGGLRYHAYRASGASGATSSSSQHLGARARSVGGSGGSGTRLPSGINIPNSSGAYSSQESGGSSPEEAVDRERSGGGHEGPRLVIGSLPAHLSPQLFGGFKCPVCSKFVSTDEMDLHLVLCLTKPRVTYNEDVLAKDAGECAICLEELLQGDTIARLPCLCIYHKGCIDEWFQVNRSCPEHPSD
- the znrf2b gene encoding E3 ubiquitin-protein ligase znrf2 isoform X3, giving the protein MGAKQSSPTADPAANGRTRAYSGSDLPSSTSNSNGSNVSRTNAGGLRYHAYRASGASGATSSSSQHLGARARSVGGSGGSGTRLPSGINIPNSSGAYSSQESGGSSPEEAVDRERSGGGHEGPRLVIGSLPAHLSPQLFGGFKCPVCSKFVSTDEMDLHLVLCLTKPRVTYNGCEEKLHRQTACRQCRKDARCSSSSASSRHAVHRQQVCPACKM
- the znrf2b gene encoding E3 ubiquitin-protein ligase znrf2 isoform X2, producing the protein MGAKQSSPTADPAANGRTRAYSGSDLPSSTSNSNGSNVSRTNAGGLRYHAYRASGASGATSSSSQHLGARARSVGGSGGSGTRLPSGINIPNSSGAYSSQESGGSSPEEAVDRERSGGGHEGPRLVIGSLPAHLSPQLFGGTAGRGWQPYQQELQEESCCEGLQHIQFTRPSPSTVQQMQERVCWPIKCCCHYISFYLCNTDVKGHVSTGCLITKSQ